The Salvelinus sp. IW2-2015 linkage group LG8, ASM291031v2, whole genome shotgun sequence genome window below encodes:
- the LOC111967573 gene encoding H/ACA ribonucleoprotein complex subunit 1 — translation MSFRGGGGGGRGGRGGGFNRGGGGGYGGGGGGGGYGGGGGGYGGRGGGGGFRGGGRGGRGGFQDYGPPEYVVALGEFMHPCEDEIVCKCVTEENKVPYFNAPVYLENKEQIGKVDEIFGQLRDFYFSVKLSDNMKASSFKKLQKFYVDPMKLLPLQRFLPRPPGEKGPPRGGRGGRGGRGGPRGGGFRGGRGGGDRGGFGRGGFGGGRGGGFRGRGGGGGRGFRGGR, via the exons ATGTccttccgaggaggaggaggaggtggaagagggggCCGTGGTGGCGGATTCAAccgtggtggtggaggaggatacggtggtggtggtggcggagGAGGatacggtggtggtggtggaggatatGGGGGTCGAGGTGGCGGCGGCGGTTTCCGAGGTGGTGGACGAGGAGGTCGAGGAGGCTTCCAAGACTATGGCCCTCCAGAATATGTTGTTG CATTAGGAGAATTCATGCACCCCTGTGAGGATGAAATTGTGTGCAAGTGTGTAACTGAGGAGAACAAAGTTCCCTACTTCAATGCACCCGTGTACTTGGAAAACAAGGAGCAGATCGGGAAAGTGGACGAAATCTTCGGCCAACTACGTGACTTT TATTTCTCTGTTAAACTCTCCGATAATATGAAGGCATCCTCATTCAAGAAACTACAGAAG TTCTACGTAGACCCAATGAAACTCCTACCACTCCAGAGGTTCCTTCCCAGGCCTCCGGGTGAGAAGGGTCCCCCAaggggaggcagaggaggtcGAGGTGGAAGAGGAGGTCCCCGTGGAG GTGGATTCCGTGGTGGCAGGGGGGGTGGTGACCGTGGTGGATTTGGCAGAGGAGGTTTTGGCGGTGGTCGAGGAGGAGGGTTCCGAGGTAGAGGAGGTGGCGGTGGACGAGGATTCAGGG GTGGGAGATGA